One Deltaproteobacteria bacterium genomic window, GGGCACGCCCGTGCGCGCGGTCGCCGACGGCACGGTCGCCGAGGCGCGCTGGGTAACCCAGCTCGGGCGCTGCGTCCGCATCGAGCACACGGGCGCGCTCGTCTCGGTCTACGGGCACCTGAGGAGCCTCGCGGACGGCGTGCGGGAAGGGCTGGCCGTCGAGCGCGGGCAGGTGATCGGCTACGTCGGCTCGAGCGGCCTCTCGACCGGCCCGCATCTCCACTTCGCGATCGAGCGCGGCGGCGAGTACGTCGACCCGCTGGGCCTCACGGCGACCCCCGGCAGGCGCCTCCCGGAGACGGCGCGGCGCCTCTTCGATCGGGTGCAGAAGGCCGTGACGCGCCAGCTCGCGAGCTTGCGCGGGGACGGGAGCCCGCTCACCGTCTCGCTCTCGACGCCGGCGTACCGCACGGAGTAGGCGCACGCGCTACCTCGACGGCCCCCGCCCGCGGCTCTTCGCGCATCGCGGCGCCTCCGGCCTCGTCCCCGAGAACACGCTCGACGCCTTCGCCGCGGGCCTGAAGGCGGGCGCCGAGCGGCTCGAGCTGGACGTGCACGCGACCTCCGACGGGGTCGTGGTGGTGCTCCACGACGAGACCCTCGAGCGCACGACCGACGGCGCGGGCGCGGTGCGCGCGCTGCCGCGCGCGGCAGTCGAGCGCCTCGACGCCGGCTACCGCTTCCGCGCGCCCGACGGCACCTACCCGTACCGCGGCCGCGGGGTCGGCGTCCCGACCCTCGCCGCGCTCCTCGAGGCCTTCCCCGGCGTGCCGCTCAACATCGAGTTGAAGCAGAAGGAGCCGCCGATCGAGACCGCCGTGCTCGCCACCCTCGACCGCTTCGCGGCCCGCGAGCGGACCCTCCTCGCCGCCGAGGACGCGGCCATCATGGGGTGCATCCGCGCCGCCGCGCCCGAGGTGCTGACCAGCCTCTCGGCGGCGGAGGTGGCGGAGTTCATCTACCGGCTTCGCGACGGCCGGCTGGCCGGCTACCGCCCGCCGGGCGTCGCCCTCCAAGTGCCGCCCGCCTTCGGCGGCACGCCGCTCGTGACCCCCGAGTCGGTCGCGGCGGCGCACGCCCTCGGCCTCGAGGTCCACGTGTGGACCATCAACGACGAGGCGGAGATGGAGCGGCTGCTCGACCTCGGCGTGGACGGCATCATGACCGACTTCCCGGCGCGCGCCGCAGCGGTGCTCCGGCGGCGGGGGCTGCGCTAGGAGGCCTCATGGGGGCGGTGGCGGCCCGCCGGGCGGGCCGAAGGGATGTGCCGGCCGGGGGGCACGGAGCTTGGCCTGCTGCTCGCGATCGAGCTGGTTCTTGGATCCGGACGAGCAGGGTGAAGTTCACTTTCTTCACCTGCTGCTCGATGGCCGTCACCTGGTCGAGCTTCGTGAGCACGGCCGCCTCGTCCACGTGGTCGGCTGCCAGCAGCTTGCCGAGCGCCTCGGACTCGGCGTCGAGCCGCCACTGGAGGTCGACGAGCTGCTGCTGCGTCTCGTTCATCGCCAGGGTCAAGACGAGAATGGCCAGTGTTGAGATGACGAGAGACCTTCGGTCACGCTTCACGATCATTCCCGTTTCCTCCTCTTCCCTGGGTTCCCCGTTCCTTCCGCTTCACGCCCAGGTCGCGACGCGGGCTCGTCCGCTTGAACGGACGACCGGGCAGGACCCGTCGCTCGGGCAAGCGGACAACCCGTCCAGGCGATACGCGGTGACGAAGTCGCAGGGCCGCGTTCCGAGGCTCAGGTCTGGACGGCGAGCGTGTTCCTCGCCGCGTAGCCGCCCTTCTTTCCCCGCTTGCGGAGCTTCAGCAGCGACTGCGCTCCACCGCGGGCGTAGATGCCGTCGCTCGCGTTGGTCGTGTCGCGCCGTCCGTGCGCGGCGTAGGGCGCCTGCGCGTACAGGGCGTCCGTGATGGTGTCGTCGAAATACAGCTGGCCGGTGTGGACCACCGTGCCGCCGACGTGGACCTTGACGTGGATGTGGGCCGTCCGGCCCATGTACCAGCCCGGGTAGATCGTCGTGAACTCGGCTCGGCCGACTCCGTTCGTCGTCTGCTGGCCGCGCAGGAAGGTGGTGCTCGCGCCGTTGATCCCGGAGTAGTTGCCCCCTGCGTCGGCGTGCCAGATTTCCACGGTGGCACCGGCGATCCGCTTGCAGGTGGTGGCGCTCCGCACTCTGAAGCGGATCACGAGGGGAAGACCAGGGTGGTCCTCGGTGATGTCCGAGCGGAAGGGCTCGTTGGCAATGTAGTAAGGCCCTTCGGTCTCTTCCGGCGCCAGCACGCACGTGCTCGCCGCCGACGCAGGGCGGACTGCGAACGCCGATCGGATGGCGCGACGGGCCGCGCGTGACGCGTACCAGATGACGCCGATGCCGCCGAGGGCGACGATCGCTTCCCGGCGCCCGAGGAGTCGGTGGTCGCTCTCGGGGTGATCGGCCCTCATACGCCTGCTCCTCATGTATGGGGCGCACGCGTCGCGCGCCGCCGTGAATGGCCCGGTCGCCGCGGTCTTGAACGGTTGGGGGAGGATAATCCGTCGGTGAGCTGGATGCTACCGCGCCTTTCTGCTTCGGCCCTTCCCGCGATTGCGGTAACGAGCACGCCGAGGACCCCGCGTCGCAGCCTGGCGTCCCGGGCGTGTCGCCAGGTACTCGAGCACCGCAAAGGTCTTGAGCCGGAGCGGCACGTTCGTGCCGCGGAGAAGACGACCGCTCGCCCGGTCGAGCCGATAGGGTCCGAACGCGACTACCTGATCGGGCGGCTCAACGACCACATCTCCTCCAGCACCCTGCAGTGCCGCCCGGCTCTTCACCACCTTCCTGCGCGACGGGCGCGCCACCACGATCGAGGGCGCCATCCTCGCGCAGTTCGCGGCGCTCGCGGAGGAGGAGAAGGCGAAGCTCGTGGCGTTCCTTCGCACACTCTGAGGTCAGTCCGGCTCGAGCTCGGTACGCGGCGCCGGCGGGGGGGCAGGGTACTCCGCAGCAAGGAGTGGCTCATCGGACGCCTCTCGTTTCGTCATCGCCGGTCGCTCGCGGCCGTTGTAACGGCCGAGGGTGGGGAATCCGTCGCAGCGAGGCACCGAAGCGCCCGCGGAGCGATTCGGAGGAACGAGCCGGGACCCGCTAGCGCGCACCCACCACCTCCGCGATCAGCGCCAGCAGCCCCGCGTGCAGCACCCCGTTCGACGCGATCATCCCCGGCCGCAGAGTTTGCGGCTGGTTGAACCGGAGCGGCGCGCCCGCGAGGTCCGTCACCCTGCCGCCCGCCTCCTCGACGAGCAGGCTGCCCGCGCAGACGTCCCACTCGTTCTTGGGCGTGAGCGTGAAGGTCGCGTCGCCCGCCCCCGTCGCCACCTCGGCGAGCTTGTACGCCACGCTCCCCGTGAGCTTCACGCGCACGCGGCCCTTGAACCCGGCCCAGTCGCCGCGCTGATCCTCGGAGCGGCTCGCGAGCACGACCGCGTCGGGCACGCGCGCCGTCCGGCTGACGCGCGCCGGTGCGCCGTTCACGGTCGTGCCCTGGCCGCAGACCGCGGAGTAGAGGCGATCGGCGGCCGGGTCGTACTCGACCGCGACCACCGGCCAGCCGTCCTCCACCAGCGCGATGCACACGGAGAACTCCGGGATGTGCTGGACGAACTCCC contains:
- a CDS encoding intradiol ring-cleavage dioxygenase, encoding MRSRRMRADHPESDHRLLGRREAIVALGGIGVIWYASRAARRAIRSAFAVRPASAASTCVLAPEETEGPYYIANEPFRSDITEDHPGLPLVIRFRVRSATTCKRIAGATVEIWHADAGGNYSGINGASTTFLRGQQTTNGVGRAEFTTIYPGWYMGRTAHIHVKVHVGGTVVHTGQLYFDDTITDALYAQAPYAAHGRRDTTNASDGIYARGGAQSLLKLRKRGKKGGYAARNTLAVQT
- a CDS encoding 3'(2'),5'-bisphosphate nucleotidase CysQ; translation: MTTFARERELAERAAHEAGAIVRRYYERGVGVAEKGPDNPVTRADLEADARIRALVAAAFPDDGWLSEETADSSTRLAKRRVWVVDPLDGTREFVQHIPEFSVCIALVEDGWPVVAVEYDPAADRLYSAVCGQGTTVNGAPARVSRTARVPDAVVLASRSEDQRGDWAGFKGRVRVKLTGSVAYKLAEVATGAGDATFTLTPKNEWDVCAGSLLVEEAGGRVTDLAGAPLRFNQPQTLRPGMIASNGVLHAGLLALIAEVVGAR
- a CDS encoding glycerophosphodiester phosphodiesterase, producing the protein MHATSDGVVVVLHDETLERTTDGAGAVRALPRAAVERLDAGYRFRAPDGTYPYRGRGVGVPTLAALLEAFPGVPLNIELKQKEPPIETAVLATLDRFAARERTLLAAEDAAIMGCIRAAAPEVLTSLSAAEVAEFIYRLRDGRLAGYRPPGVALQVPPAFGGTPLVTPESVAAAHALGLEVHVWTINDEAEMERLLDLGVDGIMTDFPARAAAVLRRRGLR